Proteins from a genomic interval of Paenibacillus lentus:
- the guaA gene encoding glutamine-hydrolyzing GMP synthase, with protein sequence MNKPNELIVVLDFGGQYNQLIARRIRDLGVYSELLPYNTSAERLRELAPKGIVFSGGPSSVYAENAPQIDTAIYDLGVPIFGICYGMQLMAHQLGGKVERAEKREYGKADVNFTEHSELTKGLESKQTVWMSHGDHVVELPEGFVVDASTEHAPIAGFANKERRLYGVQFHPEVRHSANGNEMIRNFLYEICGCEGNWSMETFIEDAIRDIRTQVGDKKVLCALSGGVDSSVVAMLIHKAVGDQLTCMFIDHGLLRKGEAESVMETFVGKFDMKVVKIDARERFLSKLAGVDDPEQKRKIIGNEFIYVFEEESKQFDDFAFLAQGTLYTDIVESGTATAQTIKSHHNVGGLPEDMKFELVEPLKALFKDEVRKVGEECGLPSEIVWRQPFPGPGLAIRVLGEVTEDKLKIVRDSDYILREEIAKAGLDREIWQYFTALPNMKSVGVMGDARTYSYTVGIRAVTSIDGMTADWARIPWDILEKISVRIVNEVDNVNRVVYDITSKPPATIEWE encoded by the coding sequence ATGAATAAGCCAAATGAATTGATTGTCGTTCTTGATTTTGGAGGGCAGTACAATCAGCTGATAGCAAGAAGAATTCGTGATTTGGGTGTATATAGCGAATTGCTGCCATATAACACTTCGGCAGAACGGTTGCGGGAACTAGCTCCTAAGGGCATCGTGTTCTCTGGAGGCCCATCCAGTGTGTATGCAGAAAATGCACCTCAAATTGACACTGCCATATATGATCTCGGGGTGCCTATTTTTGGGATTTGCTATGGGATGCAGCTGATGGCCCATCAACTTGGCGGCAAGGTAGAACGTGCGGAAAAACGCGAATACGGCAAGGCGGACGTGAATTTTACGGAGCATTCGGAGCTGACAAAAGGTCTGGAATCGAAGCAGACCGTTTGGATGAGCCATGGCGATCATGTCGTGGAGCTGCCGGAGGGATTTGTTGTGGATGCCTCTACGGAGCATGCTCCAATCGCTGGATTCGCGAATAAGGAGCGTCGATTGTATGGTGTTCAGTTCCATCCAGAGGTACGCCACTCCGCAAATGGGAATGAAATGATCCGTAATTTCCTATATGAAATTTGCGGATGCGAAGGCAACTGGAGCATGGAGACGTTCATCGAGGATGCGATCCGGGATATTCGGACACAGGTTGGCGACAAGAAGGTGCTCTGTGCACTGAGCGGCGGTGTTGATTCCTCCGTTGTGGCGATGCTTATCCATAAGGCGGTAGGCGATCAGCTGACTTGCATGTTCATTGATCATGGGCTGCTGCGCAAGGGTGAGGCTGAAAGCGTGATGGAGACGTTTGTTGGCAAGTTCGATATGAAGGTCGTCAAAATCGATGCCCGCGAACGCTTCCTGTCTAAACTGGCAGGCGTCGATGATCCGGAGCAAAAACGGAAAATTATCGGTAACGAGTTTATTTATGTGTTCGAAGAAGAATCCAAGCAATTTGATGATTTCGCATTTTTAGCACAAGGTACACTTTACACAGATATTGTGGAGAGCGGTACAGCGACGGCTCAAACGATCAAGTCTCACCATAACGTCGGCGGACTGCCGGAAGACATGAAATTCGAACTGGTGGAGCCGCTGAAGGCTCTATTCAAAGATGAGGTACGCAAAGTTGGCGAGGAATGCGGGCTTCCATCGGAAATCGTGTGGAGACAGCCGTTCCCGGGTCCGGGACTCGCCATTCGCGTATTGGGCGAAGTTACGGAGGACAAGCTGAAAATCGTCCGCGACTCCGACTACATTCTGCGCGAAGAGATTGCCAAAGCAGGTCTTGATCGTGAAATTTGGCAATACTTCACAGCTCTCCCGAACATGAAGAGTGTGGGAGTCATGGGCGATGCCCGGACTTATTCCTACACCGTAGGCATCCGCGCAGTCACTTCCATTGACGGCATGACTGCCGACTGGGCGCGTATCCCTTGGGATATCCTCGAGAAGATCTCGGTACGGATCGTCAATGAGGTGGATAACGTCAACCGCGTTGTGTATGACATTACTTCCAAACCACCGGCTACGATCGAGTGGGAATAG
- a CDS encoding transglutaminase-like domain-containing protein translates to MSSPSLEHPSVNTSVRLARGEAAGLWIHRSLVSLLLFALFGECLYPLYSIVIEYERTVIDVFLCLTGALLLVGSLRLGSWLQAALQLMLIGVTFFYLFGLNEGISWFQGYGEIAVQDIVTIFQTGRLSEASPESRMLLLLIGWALLVVSVQMLAVGRQTILLFLSVTIIYLLIIEMIFDAPIFYNLVRAAGIGLWIQCYTFALQLGEKGYVKAKDSNPVGKRQGGRAYTTAALLTVMGIVILAVALCIVLPIQPNQQQPWQALVKSLQSWSEGASSVGASRTASSSVSGYGRDDGELGAPLELRWDTYFTAESPMPLYWRGESKSLYTGRGWLNPAKEGNTQERHENEATLLPQDDEVVNGMKIRQTITFQRPIFGKLPLFSGGIPLQVDRVFTRNAQSIPFEASINQSTGAIYLEQARQLGRFEQEQATGVQGYELTISQLPTAGGHLRHLQGDDPASIMKEYTQLPERLPDRVRDLGKLLVQDTDNRYDATMAVANYLKQQYSYNLSSAIPPTNEDFVDRFLFVDRQGYCDHFSTAMVVLLRSSEIPARWVKGFAPGERNKEEPNSYTVRYADAHAWVEVYFPGHGWVSFDPTPGYESVVSAANGAGGLWFLRSWLLEAGQRLEGLPTAIKIITDQGVLILRGFVAKAPVLWTAALLAVWPAVWIVTWVAGNVYIWRNLFLLWWITAQPRSSFPDQRLLLHAADRVWQQLYRVYGYKPEGMTAREYLDSLAAEGIENFSKLEEFVRYWETLYYGGLRPDRMNSRNFLELCRNLTLRRG, encoded by the coding sequence ATGTCATCGCCTAGCCTGGAACACCCATCCGTTAATACTTCGGTTCGTCTTGCTAGAGGCGAGGCTGCCGGGTTGTGGATACACAGAAGTCTAGTATCATTGCTCTTGTTTGCCCTTTTCGGGGAATGCTTGTATCCTCTCTACTCTATTGTCATCGAATACGAGAGGACGGTTATTGATGTTTTCTTATGTTTGACAGGTGCACTGTTGCTGGTAGGAAGTCTGCGGCTTGGGTCCTGGCTGCAAGCTGCGCTCCAATTGATGTTAATCGGGGTGACTTTCTTTTATTTGTTTGGTTTGAACGAAGGCATATCTTGGTTTCAAGGATATGGAGAAATTGCCGTTCAGGATATCGTGACGATATTTCAAACGGGGAGGCTTAGTGAGGCAAGCCCGGAATCAAGAATGCTGCTATTGCTTATCGGGTGGGCGCTGCTAGTCGTTTCCGTTCAAATGCTGGCGGTAGGACGCCAAACGATTCTTCTTTTTCTGTCTGTCACGATTATATATTTGCTGATCATTGAGATGATATTTGATGCGCCGATATTTTACAATCTGGTACGCGCGGCAGGTATCGGCCTTTGGATACAGTGCTACACGTTTGCCCTGCAGCTTGGGGAGAAGGGTTATGTTAAGGCGAAGGATTCAAATCCGGTTGGAAAAAGACAAGGTGGACGAGCATACACTACCGCTGCTCTACTCACGGTCATGGGGATTGTCATCTTGGCTGTCGCACTATGCATTGTGCTGCCTATTCAGCCGAATCAGCAGCAGCCTTGGCAAGCCTTGGTAAAGAGTTTGCAAAGCTGGTCTGAAGGGGCGAGCTCAGTCGGAGCGAGCAGGACTGCCTCCTCCAGCGTATCCGGATACGGGCGAGACGATGGCGAACTGGGTGCGCCATTGGAGCTGCGCTGGGATACATATTTTACAGCGGAATCGCCTATGCCTCTCTATTGGCGCGGTGAGAGCAAGAGCCTGTACACCGGACGAGGCTGGCTGAATCCCGCAAAAGAGGGTAATACTCAGGAACGCCATGAGAATGAAGCAACGCTGCTTCCTCAGGATGATGAAGTCGTGAATGGGATGAAGATAAGACAAACGATTACGTTTCAACGGCCAATCTTTGGGAAGCTGCCACTATTCAGTGGGGGGATCCCGTTACAAGTTGACCGCGTTTTCACCCGCAACGCCCAAAGCATCCCCTTCGAGGCTAGTATAAACCAGAGCACGGGTGCTATATATTTAGAGCAGGCAAGACAGTTAGGGCGATTTGAGCAGGAACAAGCCACTGGGGTTCAAGGCTATGAGTTAACGATTAGTCAGCTGCCGACGGCTGGTGGGCATTTGCGGCATCTGCAAGGCGATGATCCGGCATCTATCATGAAGGAGTATACCCAGCTTCCGGAGAGATTGCCTGACCGTGTTCGAGATCTGGGCAAATTGCTTGTTCAAGACACGGATAATCGTTACGATGCAACGATGGCCGTCGCTAATTATTTGAAGCAGCAATATTCCTACAATCTAAGTTCAGCAATTCCGCCGACAAATGAGGATTTTGTTGATCGCTTTCTGTTTGTTGACCGCCAGGGTTATTGTGACCATTTCTCCACGGCCATGGTTGTATTACTGCGCAGCAGCGAGATTCCCGCGCGTTGGGTCAAAGGATTTGCACCAGGGGAACGGAATAAGGAAGAACCTAATTCATACACGGTCAGATATGCGGATGCCCACGCCTGGGTAGAGGTTTATTTTCCGGGACATGGCTGGGTTTCCTTCGATCCAACACCAGGCTATGAGTCTGTCGTATCGGCAGCAAACGGGGCAGGAGGTCTATGGTTTCTTCGTTCGTGGCTCTTGGAAGCTGGGCAAAGATTAGAGGGGCTCCCCACGGCGATTAAAATTATTACAGATCAGGGCGTGCTCATTTTAAGGGGATTTGTGGCTAAAGCGCCGGTCTTATGGACCGCGGCATTACTTGCAGTCTGGCCCGCGGTTTGGATCGTAACTTGGGTTGCTGGGAATGTCTATATATGGCGAAACTTATTTCTATTGTGGTGGATTACGGCTCAGCCTCGAAGCAGTTTCCCTGATCAGAGGCTGCTCCTGCATGCTGCAGACCGGGTTTGGCAGCAGCTGTATCGGGTTTATGGATATAAACCGGAGGGAATGACTGCTAGAGAATATTTAGATTCACTTGCTGCAGAAGGAATAGAGAATTTCAGTAAATTGGAGGAGTTTGTTCGTTATTGGGAAACCTTATATTACGGGGGATTAAGACCGGACCGGATGAACAGCCGAAATTTTCTGGAGTTATGTCGAAATTTAACTCTACGCCGTGGATAA
- a CDS encoding DUF58 domain-containing protein: protein MMNRGIQCWIAAVPIIGFLGAVYVWKGGKASLFLFLLALSIAIIGVMIQLCGPKRVVVQRTWSPLSPFDGGDVEVTVHVRLIGGFPPLWIQVEDRLMGEEEESGKLLFTGFRRSYSGTYRLSEVSRGVYREGMTRIAWGDIFGWFKRCVFIQSHDKLLVQPLPLRISTLGGFKGRDEEDSGELSMETAGNVPIWGSRLRAYAHGDPFKMIHWKSSARRGELISRAPEEIYEPPSCLLLDMDERSYLNKPQRAWELFEISVSAAATWLYRESIEAETFNFRLWPGDYTLQLSGREGLYKGLELLAQTQLEAESILPSSHTGELWNSRTVQGQRVTVITGYVTSPLVAKLLQMAEAGAVLELWCAVDAVTDTTSDTTLDRTTDTTAGRTVTTVGSNQTSNHLIAELRAHGIHVVPLPDYAFSEMNPEIGGREHVIA from the coding sequence ATGATGAATAGAGGTATTCAATGCTGGATTGCAGCCGTGCCGATCATTGGCTTTCTCGGTGCTGTGTATGTCTGGAAAGGGGGAAAAGCTTCATTATTCCTCTTCCTACTGGCGCTGTCCATTGCAATTATAGGCGTCATGATACAGCTTTGCGGGCCAAAGAGAGTCGTTGTGCAACGTACCTGGTCGCCGCTCTCCCCTTTTGATGGGGGGGATGTTGAAGTTACGGTTCATGTGCGGCTGATTGGTGGGTTTCCTCCGCTCTGGATTCAGGTGGAGGATCGTTTGATGGGTGAAGAGGAGGAAAGCGGCAAGCTGCTGTTCACTGGATTCAGACGCAGCTATAGCGGCACATACCGTCTAAGTGAAGTATCAAGGGGAGTTTACAGGGAAGGAATGACAAGGATCGCTTGGGGGGATATTTTTGGATGGTTTAAGCGCTGTGTATTTATTCAGAGCCATGATAAGCTTCTCGTTCAACCACTGCCTCTCCGCATATCTACCCTCGGTGGGTTCAAGGGGAGGGATGAGGAGGACAGTGGCGAACTCTCGATGGAAACAGCGGGGAATGTGCCAATTTGGGGTAGCCGCTTAAGAGCTTACGCACATGGGGATCCGTTCAAAATGATCCATTGGAAAAGCTCGGCTCGCCGTGGTGAGTTAATATCGCGTGCACCGGAGGAAATATACGAGCCACCCTCGTGTCTGCTTCTTGATATGGATGAGAGGTCTTACTTGAATAAACCGCAACGGGCCTGGGAACTATTTGAAATTTCCGTCTCTGCGGCGGCGACCTGGCTGTATCGTGAGAGCATTGAAGCGGAAACGTTTAATTTCCGACTATGGCCGGGGGACTATACCTTGCAGTTAAGCGGCCGAGAAGGGCTGTACAAGGGGCTTGAGTTATTGGCTCAAACTCAGCTTGAGGCAGAATCTATCTTGCCTTCATCTCATACTGGGGAGCTATGGAATAGCCGGACTGTCCAGGGTCAGCGAGTCACGGTGATTACCGGTTACGTGACTTCACCGCTCGTCGCCAAGCTGCTGCAAATGGCCGAAGCCGGAGCTGTGCTGGAGTTGTGGTGTGCTGTTGATGCAGTTACGGATACAACTTCGGATACAACTTTGGATAGAACTACTGACACAACTGCTGGTAGAACTGTAACGACGGTGGGCTCGAACCAGACCTCCAATCATTTAATAGCAGAGCTGAGGGCACATGGAATTCATGTCGTCCCGCTACCGGATTACGCCTTCTCGGAGATGAATCCGGAGATCGGGGGTAGAGAGCATGTCATCGCCTAG
- a CDS encoding AAA family ATPase has translation MIDHYSADLLGKLVNRVDSIIVGKRKEIELAVVCMLYGGHILLEDVPGVGKTLLVRTLAACLGGSFGRIQFTSDLMPSDVTGVSVYHPQTGQFEFRSGPIMAHVVLADEINRAAPRTQSALLEAMEERKVTVDGITRPLPKPFLLLATQNPLDYEGTYRLPEAQLDRFLMRIALGYPEPEQEVEMLGRMQENLSVEDMRPVLLLEEMAKMQRQVRKVLVDERIKQYLVAIADASRHHPQLALGISPRGTLAWMGASQAMAYYKGRSYVIPDDVKAVSAAVLAHRLMLKPEAKFAGLNGESVVEELLSKGTVPVFFQQRGASS, from the coding sequence ATGATAGACCATTATTCAGCAGACTTGCTCGGGAAGCTGGTAAACCGGGTAGATAGCATAATTGTAGGAAAAAGAAAGGAAATCGAGCTTGCTGTCGTCTGCATGCTGTACGGTGGGCATATTTTGCTTGAGGATGTACCCGGGGTAGGTAAAACGTTGCTGGTACGCACGCTAGCAGCCTGTCTCGGCGGATCGTTCGGCCGTATTCAGTTTACATCAGATTTGATGCCGTCCGACGTAACTGGTGTGTCGGTATATCATCCCCAGACAGGACAATTCGAGTTCCGTTCCGGGCCGATTATGGCTCATGTTGTACTTGCGGACGAAATTAATCGCGCGGCTCCGCGAACCCAATCCGCCTTGCTGGAGGCGATGGAGGAGCGCAAAGTGACGGTGGACGGTATAACTCGTCCGTTGCCTAAGCCTTTTTTGCTGCTGGCCACGCAGAATCCGTTGGATTATGAAGGAACCTACAGATTACCGGAAGCTCAGCTTGATCGATTTTTGATGCGTATTGCTCTTGGTTATCCGGAGCCTGAACAAGAAGTGGAAATGCTTGGGCGTATGCAGGAGAATCTGTCTGTTGAGGATATGCGTCCCGTGCTTTTGCTTGAAGAAATGGCGAAGATGCAGCGACAAGTCAGAAAGGTGCTCGTTGATGAACGGATTAAACAATATTTAGTAGCCATTGCCGATGCATCCCGACATCATCCCCAGCTTGCGCTTGGAATCAGCCCCCGCGGAACTTTGGCCTGGATGGGGGCGTCTCAAGCTATGGCCTATTACAAAGGGCGCTCGTACGTTATTCCTGATGATGTTAAGGCGGTAAGCGCGGCGGTTTTGGCTCATCGGCTAATGCTGAAGCCTGAGGCGAAATTTGCAGGATTGAACGGGGAAAGTGTGGTCGAAGAGCTGTTGTCGAAGGGGACGGTACCCGTGTTTTTCCAGCAGCGGGGAGCATCGTCATGA